In Nocardia sp. NBC_01327, the genomic stretch GAGGGGTTCTGATCGAGGTAGGTGGCCAGCGACGGGGCCTTGTCGTGCAGCGCGGCATCCACCTGCGTGAAGGTGCAGGTCGAATTCAGCAGCGGCCCGGCCAGATCCGCCGGGCTGGCGGAGGCGGTGGCCGGGACGAGCGAGATGGCGAGGGTAGCGAGCGCACCGGCTCCGAAGACTGCGGCGATCCGGCGATTACGGACGAAACTCATGCATCGACCTTTCTCGGCTAGCACGCGGAACCACGGTGATCCGCGCCAGGAATGTGCGCGGATCCCTCGATCCGTGCCCGCCCGACGCTAGGCCATCGGCATGGGGGGCGCTTGAGCCCTGTCTGAGAAAACCGTGAGGGTATGTGGCGCCGGACACAGGTCAGGCGGTCGGCGCGGGATCTCCGGTCGGCGCGGCGGCGGGGCCCTCGGTGGCATTGGGATCGATGCGGCGGAACGGCATGGTGGCGGCGGTCGCGGCATCGGCCGCCGCAATGCGCTCCTTGTCCTCCATGAGCGTCACCGCATCCCGGATCTGCTTCTCCAGGGTGGTCAGCATGCCCGCGTCCTCGATGGTCGGCGGCACCTCGTACGCATCACCCGCCGCGATCTGACGCATGGTGCGGCGCAGGATCTTTCCGGAGCGGGTCTTGGGCAGGGCGGTCACCGCGACCACGTCGTAGAGGGTGGCGATCGCGCCCACCCGCTGGCGCACCCGGTCGATGATCTCGGCGCGCAGGCGTTCGGGCTCGATATCGACACCGGCCTTGAGGACCACGTATCCGATGGGCCGCTGCCCCTTCAGCTCGTCCGGCACCCCGACCACCGCGGTCTCGGCGACCAGCGGATGCCCGGCGATGGCGGCCTCGATGCCACCGGCCGAGAGCCGGTGCCCGGCCATATTGATCACGTCATCGCTGCGGCCGAGGACGAAGAGGTACCCGTCCTCGTCGAAGTAGCCGGAGTCGCCACTCAGATAGTGGCCGGGATAGGCGGAGAGATAGGAGCGCTCGAAGCGCGCGTCGTCCCGCCACAGCGTGGTCAGCGTGCCGGGAGGCAGCGGCAGCCCGATGACGATATTGCCCTCGGTATTGGGCGGCACCGCATTGCCCTCGGAGTCCAGCACGCGCAGCCGGTACCCGGGCACCGGCACCGAGGCGGAACCGGCCTTGATCGGAAGTTGTTGCAGCCCGAGCGGATTGGCGCAGATGGGCCAGCCGGTCTCGGTCTGCCACCAGTGATCCACGACCGGGCAGTCGGGCCGGTCCGCGAGCAGAGTCTCGACGGACCACTCGTAGGTGGTCGGGTCCAGGCGCTCGCCCGCGCAGAACAAGGCGCGCAGCGAGGAGAGATCGTGGCGGCGGGCGGTCGCGGCCTCCGGATCGGCGCGGCGGATGGCGCGCAGCGCGGTCGGCGCGGTGAACATCACCTCGACCTTGTACTCGTCGACCATGCGCCAGAAGGCGCCCGCATCCGGCGTGCCGATCGGCTTGCCCTCGTAGAGCACCGTGGTCGCGCCGACGAGCAGCGGCGCGTAGACGATGTAGGAGTGCCCGACGACCCAGCCGATATCGGAGGTCGTCAGCATGACCTGGCCGCCGTCGATGTCGTAGATATTGCGCATGGACCAGGCCAGCGCGACCGCGTGGCCGCCGTTGTCGCGCACCACGCCCTTCGGCTTCCCGGTGGTCCCGGAGGTGTAGAGGATGTACAGCGGATCGGTCGCGGCCAGCGAGACGGGGTCGGCGGGTTCGGCGTCGCGGGTGGCGTCGTCCCAGTCCAGCCAGCGGGCGGCCACGGTCTCGGAGGAGGCGGGCAGGCTCTCGGTGGCGGCCTGATCGGCCGGAAAACGCATGGTGTCGAAGCCGTCGCGGTGCTTGACGATGACATTGCGGGCCGCGGTGGTCTGCGCGAGGTCGAGGGCCTGCAGCACGATCGGCGGGTATTCGATGCGACGTCCCGGCTCGAGGCCGCCGGAGGCTGTGATGATCAGCACAGGCTCGGCATCATCGATGCGGGCGGCCAATTCGTGGGCCGCGAAACCGCCGAAAACCACCGAGTGCACCGCGCCGATCCGGGCGCAGGCGAGCATCGCGATGACCGACTCCGGAATCATCGGCATATATATGACGACTCGATCGCCGGTTTTGACGCCGAGGCGCAGCATGGATCCGGCAAATCGGGCGACTTCGTCCAGTAGCTCCCGATATGTGTAAACCAGCCTGGCGCCGGTCATAGCGGAGTCGTATATTAGGGCGGGCTGATCGGCGCGACCCCCCTCCTGACCCGGGGAACCCTCCTCGGATGGTGTGATCTCGCGCACATGTCGATCGAGCGCATTGTAGGAGGTGTTGAGGCGAGCGTCCGGAAACCAGCGGGCCGTGGGGCGCGCAGTCGAGTCGACAATGTGGGTGGGCGGCACATCCCAGCTGATGGACTCGGCCGCGGTGCGCCAGAACTCCGAGGGATCGACCAGGCTCAATTGATACGCCGGTCGGTACTCCTGCTTCACGTTCAACCCCGTGACTCCCTAGCTCCGCAGCACGCATGTGAAGGGCATGGATGCCCGCCTCGATAGATCAGCCTGATTGTGGCAGACTTCACGCGACGTCCGGGCGGACGCCGCGACCTTTGATTTTGCCTGCAAACGGCAGGTCAGCGGCCGGTGGTTGCCAGAAGGTCACACAAGAAGTTATTGATCCGTTAGAATCGCATGTCACATATTTCGGCCGTCATGGACGCAATTTCTCGGCCAGCCGCAGTTCTCGGTCAGCTCTGCTTGTCGAGCCCAGCGTGCGATCGCGGAGGCTCGCTGATAGCGCGTGGCAGGGGCCAGTTTGGAAAGTGAGTGGGAGATGCGTGACGCCGCTAGGTCCGGCAGCAATAAGCGCTGGGCGCTGAGCAACTGGGACCTGCGATGGAAGGTGACGGCGGTGCTCGCCGTCCCGCTTTTGGTCGCCGTCGTGCTGGGTGCGTCCAGGATCTCGGCCGAATTCGCCGACTCGAGCCGTCTTGCCACGGCTGTCGATCATGTCGGGGTCATCCCGGCGATCACCGGTCTCAGTGCTGCCGCCGGCCAGGTTTCCTCGGGCCAGGCCATCATGATTTCGCCGACTCAATCCATGACCTCGGACCCTGAGCTCGCCGCCTTGGACACCGCCATCCAGTTCGCCGAGAAGGCGGCGCCGCGGGTGAGCGATATCCCCAGCGCGCGCTCCGCACTCGACGAGATGATCGTGAGCGCCAAGGCCGTCCGGGCCGAGGGCCTGGTGCCGACCAAGACGGTCGCCGACGCCACCGCCGCGACCGAGAAGATCCGCGGGGACAGCGTCAAGACGGTCGAGACGATCGTGGCCTCCGTCGCCGATAAGAATGTCGATCAATCCAAGCTGCGCCTGGTCGATTCGCTGAACACCCGCGCCATCATGGTCGGGGAGATCGCGGGCATCGCCGAGGCGCTACGCGGTAATTCCAAGGACGGCCTGCGCGACTTCACCATCAGCGCGAACACCGAACGCCAGATGCTCGGCGTGCTCGGGCACCGCTTCGCCGACGGTGACGCCTCCATCTCGGATCTGAACCGGCTCGTGGACACCCGCCTGCAGCTCACCACCGGTGCGCAGGCCACCTCGGGTCAGCTGCCGGTCGCCGATATCAAGGACTCGCTCGAGCAGAGCCTGAACATCTATCAAACGATCGTGAACAACTCCACCAAGGACATTGTGTCCCGGGTGGATTCGCTGGCGAGCACCGCGCGCACCGATGCCATCCGCTACTCGGTGATCGTCATCGCCACCATCCTCGGCGCGCTCGCGCTGGCCGTATTGATTGCGCGCGCGATGATCGTGCCGCTGCGCCGTCTGCGCCTGGCCGCGCTCCGTGTCGCCGAATACGACCTCGGCCAAGAGGCCACGCAGCTGCGTGACGGCGCCGATCCGGAAGATGTGCCGCTGGAACCGATGCCGGTGCACACCGATGAGGAAATCGGCCAGCTGGCCCGCGCCATCGACGATATCCACGGGCAGGCGCTGCGCCTGGCCGCCGACCAGGCCACCATGCGTACCCAGGTCAACGACATGTTCGAGACCCTGGCCCGGCGCTCCAAGTCGCTTGTCGATCACCAGCTCTCGCTCATCGAGGCGATGGAGTACGACGAGAAGGACCCGCGCCTGCTCGAAAACCTCTTCCGCCTGGACCATCTCGCCGCGCGTATGCGCCGCAACGGTGACAACCTGCTGATTCTGGCCGGTACCACCAAGCAGCGCCGCGGCAAGTCGGCCCCGGTCGAGATCGCGGACGTGCTGCGCGCCGCCATCTCCGAGGTCGAGGACTACGAACGCGTGAAGCTGGGCGCCACCCCGCGCGGCGCCCTGACCGAACCGGCCGCCTCCGATATGGCGCACCTGTTCGCCGAGCTGCTCGACAACGCACTGCGTGCCTCGCCGCCGGAGACGGACGTGAAGTTCACCTTCGCGCAGGCACACGATCAGGGTCTGCTCATCGAGGTCGCGGACCGCGGCATCGGTATGCCGCCGGCCGAGATGGCCGAGATCAACCGTCGTCTGGAAACCACCGCCGAGGTCGGCCCGGACACCGCGCGCCACATGGGCCTGTTCGTGGTCGGCCGGCTGGCCGAGCGCCACGGCCTGGTCGTGCGACTGCGCCCGACCTTCGATACCGCACGCGATCCCGGCGTGACCGTGACCGTGCACGTGCCCAAGCCCCTGATCGTCGGCACCAGCGGGCCCATTGCGGTTCCGCCGCAGTCCAATCAGCAGCAGCCGGCTCCGGCCGCGCCGCAGGGCGCCGGCAATCAGGCCGGTGCGCCGTCCTCCATGCAGATGCGTGCGGTCACCCGTACCGCGACCGGCAATGTCATGGTCACGGTGGATCCCGGTGTGAGCGGGCCGATTCCGGCCGGTGCGCCCGCTCCGGCGGCGGCCGGTGCGTCCACGGGTCTTCCGACCCGGCAGCCCGGTGTCGCGATTCCGGGTGGTCTGCCCGGCAGTGGCGGCGGCCTGCCGCAACGTCAGCCGGGCGTCAACGGCCCGACCGTCAAGCACACCGTGGCTGCCCCGGCGGTGGATAGACCGGGTGGCCTACCCCAGCGTGCTCCCGGCGCCAATGGTCCGGCCGCGCCGGCCGCACAGCCGGGCGCCAACCTCCCGCAGCGTCAGCCGGGCGATGGCCCGGCCCGCCCGGGCGGCGGTCTCGCCGCCAATATGCTTCGCCGCCAAGGTGGTCCGGGTGCTCCCGGCGGTCCGGGTGCCCCCGGTGGGCAGCCGCCGCGTCCGGGTGGACTGGGTGCTCCCGGTGGTCCGGGCGAGTCCGGCCTCCAGCAGCGCGGCCCCGTGCCGCCGCAGCGCGATCCGTCCGGTGGCCTGGCCCCCCGCGATCTGTCCGGCGGCCTGCCGCAGCGTGATCCGTCCGGCGGCCTGCCGCAGCGTGGTGATGCTTCGGGTGGCCTGCCCCAGCGTGATGCGTCCGGTGGTCTCCCGCAGCGTGATGCTTCGGGTGGTCTGCCGCCGCGTGACCCGTCCAGCGGTCTGCCGCAGCGTGGTGATGCTTCCGGTGGTCTGCCGCAGCGTCAGCCGGGCGTGAATGGCGCACCGGGCCGGGAGCCGAGCGTCGGCCTGCCGCCGCAGCGTTCCACGCAGGGTGGTCTGCCGACTCGCGATCCGGGCAAGAACGGCGCCCCGCAGAATGGTCAGCCACTGGGTGGTGCGGCGCCGCAGCGGGAAACCGGTCTGCCCCAGCGTGATTCCGCCCCGATCAATCGCCCGCAGCGTGATCCGGCAGCCGGTGGCCTCCCGCAGCGTGACCCGGCCGCAGGCGGACTGCCGCAGCGCGGCGATGCCTCGGGTGGTCTGCCGCAGCGTGATCCGTCCAACGGTCTCCCGCAGCGTGGTGATGCCTCCGGTGGTCTCCCGCAGCGTGATGCTTCGGGTGGTCTGCCCCAGCGTGATGCGTCCGGCAGTCTGCCGCAGCGCGATCCGGCCGCAGGCGGTCTCCCACAGCGCGACGCACTGGGCGCCCTGCCGCAGCGTGGCGATGCACCTGGTGGTCTTCCGCAGCGTGATCCGTCCAACGGTCTGCCGCAGCGTGATCCGGCGTCCGGTGGTCTGCCGCAGCGTGATGCCTCGGGCGGCTTGCCGCAGCGTGGTGATGCGTCCGGTGGCTTGCCGCAGCGTGAGGCCACGGGTGGTCTCCCGCAGCGTGATGCGTCCGGTGGTCTCCCGCAGCGTGACGCCACAGGTGGTCTGCCGCAGCGCGATGCCACCGGTGCGACCGGTCTGCCGCAGCGGGATACCGGCCGCCACGGCCTGCCGCCGCGCGATGCCGGTCTGCCGCAGCGTGATCCGGCCTCCGGCGGTCTGCCCCAGCGCGATGTGGGCCAGACGAACCTGCCCGGCCGTGACGCCAGTGGCAATCGCCTGTCGCCGCGTGATCCTGCCGCCAATGGCTTGCCGCAGCGTGACTCCGGATCGACCGGTCTCCCGCAGCGCGGCGACGCCTCCGGTGGTCTCCCACAGCGTGGTGATGCCTCCGGTGGTCTCCCGCAGCGTGATCCGGCCGCCGGCGGCGGCCTGCCGCGCCGCGCGCCGGGTGGCAATGGCGCGCCGCAGCAGGATGCCCCGTTCGGTGGTCTCCCGCAGCGTGCCCCGACCGGTGGTCTCCCGCAGCGTGATCCGGCCAGCGGTGCTCTGCCGCAGCGCGAGAGCGGCTTGCCGCAGCGCGACGGTGGTCTGCCGCAGCGTGGTGCGACCGGTCTCCCGCAGCGTGATCCGGGTGCGGGCCTCCCGCAGCGCCCGGCCCCGCTGCCCGGAATCGGTCTCCCGCAGAACGATTCCCTCGACCCGAAGGATCGCGGGCGGCACAGCTTCCGCTCGAATCCGCAGAAGGCGGCCTCGTTCTTCCAGACCCGTTTGCAGCCTGCGGGTGAGGCCGAAGCGTCCATGGGTACGCCGATTTTCGCCGAAATGATGTCGGCGTGGTTGACGGATCCCAGTGCGGACCGCTCCCAGGTGGCAAACTCCTTCGAATCACCGGGTGATGAGGGTTGGCAGGCCGCGCAGCGCGCCATCGAAGCCGAGCCGCAGCGGCGTACCCCTTCGGGTCTGCCGCAACGTGACCCGGGTAATCGTCTCGTGCCGGGCGGTGTGAACGGAAACGCTGACAAGCAGGCCCATCGCGACCCAGAATCCATCAGGTCGAGTCTGAGTCGGCATCAGCAGGGTGTCCGGGATGGCCGCGCAATGAAAGAAATGAACCTAACCGGAGATAAAGGAGACCGATGAACCCCGATCTAGGTGGTACGAAGCGTCAGCTGGATTGGCTGGTTTCGAATTTCGCCAATGAGGTTCCCGGCGTTGCGCATGCGGTTCTAGTTTCGGCGGACGGCCTGCTGATGGCCGCGAGCGCGCAGCTGCCCGTGGATCGCGCCGAGCAGCTGTCCGCCGTGACCGCGGGCCTCGCGAGCCTGTCGGTGGGTGTGTCCAATCTGTTCGAGGGCGGCACCGTGCTGCAGTCGGTCGTCGAGATGGAGCACGGATACCTGCTCCTGATGGCCGTCGGCGATGGCTCCTACCTCGCGGTGCTCACGAATACCTCGTGCGACATCGGACAGGTGGGATACGAAATGGCGTTGTTGGTCGAGCGAGTGGGCCAGACAGTCCAGGCCACACCTCGCGTCACGATGGGTTCCTGATGGCGGGATGGACATAGACAACGAACGCGTCGGTAGCGCCGAGCCGAGCCTCGTCCGCCCGTATTCCCTGACCGCCGGCCGTACGCGGCCGAAGGTGGAATTGGCGTTGGAGGCGCTCGTCGCATCGCATCCGGTCGCCCTCGAGCGGCAGTTCGAACTCACCAACATCGAGACGTCAATCGTGGAGTTGTGTAGAGAATCGCCGTCTGTCGCCGAGGTCGCCGCGCGCCTGGGTATCCCGATAGGGGTGGCCCGGGTGCTGGTCGCCGACCTCATCGATGCCGGCCATGTGCGGGTTTCGGCGACATTGAAAGACGATTCCAGCGACGATGAACGTCGCGAGCTGATCGAAAGGGTTCTCAGTGGACTCCGGCGTATTTGATTCGACGACACAGGTCGATACGCGCACAAGCAAGCCCACGTCGGCCAAGATCGTGGTCGCCGGTGGTTTCGGTGTGGGTAAGACGACCCTGGTAGGTGCCGTCTCGGAGATTGTTCCGCTGCGCACCGAGGCTTTGGTGACCAATGCCAGTGTCGGCGTGGACAGCCTCACGGGTGTCCCGTCGAAGGCCACCACCACGGTGGCCATGGACTTCGGCAGGATCAGTCTTGCCGACGATCTGGTGCTGTATCTGTTCGGCACGCCCGGCCAGTACCGCTTCTGGTTCATGTGGGACGACCTGATCCGCGGCGCCATCGGCGCGGTGGTGCTGGTCGATACTCGCCGCCTGGAAGACAGTTTCGCCGCCGTCGATTATTTCGAGGCGCGGAACCTACCCTTCCTGGTGGCGATCAATGAATTCGATGATGCGCCAAGGTATCCGGTGGAGGACATCCGTCAGGCACTCGCCGTGCCCGCGGATGTGCCGATCCTGTCGATGGATGCCCGTCGACGGGAACCGGTGAAGCAGGCGCTCGTCGCTGTCACCGAGTACGCATTGCGCAAGGTTGTGCAGGGCTACTAGTTTGCGGCCCCTTTCCGGGGCCGCAAACTGTCGCGCCGTCTGCGGCGCGGCAGACACGGTCTCGACGTTGACCGCAGCGACGTCGGGGTCCGGATAGGCTCGCGCCCGTGAAGATTTCGGCGCGCGAATTGCTCGGCGAATTGCTCGATCCCGGTTCCTTCGAGAGCTGGGATCGACCGCCGATCGAAGTCCCCGCTTCCCCGGCGTACCGGGCGGAGTTGGAGGCGGCCGCGTTGTCGGCGGGCACCGACGAGTCGGTGCTCACCGGTGCCGGGTTGCTGCGTGGGCGGCGTATTGCCGTAATCGCCTGTGAATTCAGTTTTCTCGCCGGATCTGTCGGTGTGGCAGCGGCCGAGCGCATTGTGTCCGCGGTGGAGCGGGCGACGGAGCTCGGCCTGCCGCTGCTGGCGTCGCCGACCTCCGGTGGCACTCGAATGCAAGAGGGCACAATCGCTTTCGTGCAGATGGTGAAGA encodes the following:
- a CDS encoding roadblock/LC7 domain-containing protein, translating into MNPDLGGTKRQLDWLVSNFANEVPGVAHAVLVSADGLLMAASAQLPVDRAEQLSAVTAGLASLSVGVSNLFEGGTVLQSVVEMEHGYLLLMAVGDGSYLAVLTNTSCDIGQVGYEMALLVERVGQTVQATPRVTMGS
- a CDS encoding AMP-binding protein, which codes for MNVKQEYRPAYQLSLVDPSEFWRTAAESISWDVPPTHIVDSTARPTARWFPDARLNTSYNALDRHVREITPSEEGSPGQEGGRADQPALIYDSAMTGARLVYTYRELLDEVARFAGSMLRLGVKTGDRVVIYMPMIPESVIAMLACARIGAVHSVVFGGFAAHELAARIDDAEPVLIITASGGLEPGRRIEYPPIVLQALDLAQTTAARNVIVKHRDGFDTMRFPADQAATESLPASSETVAARWLDWDDATRDAEPADPVSLAATDPLYILYTSGTTGKPKGVVRDNGGHAVALAWSMRNIYDIDGGQVMLTTSDIGWVVGHSYIVYAPLLVGATTVLYEGKPIGTPDAGAFWRMVDEYKVEVMFTAPTALRAIRRADPEAATARRHDLSSLRALFCAGERLDPTTYEWSVETLLADRPDCPVVDHWWQTETGWPICANPLGLQQLPIKAGSASVPVPGYRLRVLDSEGNAVPPNTEGNIVIGLPLPPGTLTTLWRDDARFERSYLSAYPGHYLSGDSGYFDEDGYLFVLGRSDDVINMAGHRLSAGGIEAAIAGHPLVAETAVVGVPDELKGQRPIGYVVLKAGVDIEPERLRAEIIDRVRQRVGAIATLYDVVAVTALPKTRSGKILRRTMRQIAAGDAYEVPPTIEDAGMLTTLEKQIRDAVTLMEDKERIAAADAATAATMPFRRIDPNATEGPAAAPTGDPAPTA
- a CDS encoding GTP-binding protein produces the protein MDSGVFDSTTQVDTRTSKPTSAKIVVAGGFGVGKTTLVGAVSEIVPLRTEALVTNASVGVDSLTGVPSKATTTVAMDFGRISLADDLVLYLFGTPGQYRFWFMWDDLIRGAIGAVVLVDTRRLEDSFAAVDYFEARNLPFLVAINEFDDAPRYPVEDIRQALAVPADVPILSMDARRREPVKQALVAVTEYALRKVVQGY
- a CDS encoding hemophore-related protein, producing MSFVRNRRIAAVFGAGALATLAISLVPATASASPADLAGPLLNSTCTFTQVDAALHDKAPSLATYLDQNPSAKAELQAKFDQPIAQRQAEFDAYMSEHPDAANTDDPRASGIGASIQQVADSCHNY
- a CDS encoding DUF742 domain-containing protein, with amino-acid sequence MDIDNERVGSAEPSLVRPYSLTAGRTRPKVELALEALVASHPVALERQFELTNIETSIVELCRESPSVAEVAARLGIPIGVARVLVADLIDAGHVRVSATLKDDSSDDERRELIERVLSGLRRI